From a single Nitrospiraceae bacterium genomic region:
- a CDS encoding heme-binding protein, whose translation MAWWISCMDWLGNSSRAFIFVSATVSLLIPAEVLADELPKESVLPLNLAGRAVQASLDACKKDGYRVSVSVVDRAGVLRAMARADGAGPHTVDSSRKKAYTAASLRRPTTELAELMNKMPTLQALRDMNNDILMLGGGLPIEIGGDVVGGIGVGGAPGAHLDDACAQAGLDAISAAPKVPAK comes from the coding sequence ATGGCGTGGTGGATTTCCTGCATGGACTGGCTGGGCAATTCCAGCCGGGCATTCATATTCGTTTCTGCAACGGTCTCTCTGCTGATCCCAGCGGAGGTCTTGGCCGATGAACTTCCCAAGGAATCCGTGCTCCCGCTCAATCTGGCGGGAAGAGCGGTTCAAGCGTCGCTAGATGCCTGCAAGAAGGATGGATATCGGGTGAGTGTGTCTGTTGTCGATCGGGCAGGTGTTCTTCGTGCCATGGCTCGTGCTGATGGAGCAGGTCCACATACAGTCGATAGTAGCCGGAAAAAAGCTTACACCGCGGCCAGCCTTCGTCGTCCGACCACAGAGTTGGCCGAACTCATGAATAAGATGCCGACGCTTCAAGCTCTGCGAGACATGAACAACGACATCCTGATGCTGGGAGGCGGATTGCCGATCGAAATCGGCGGCGATGTTGTCGGTGGGATTGGAGTCGGAGGAGCACCCGGTGCACACCTCGATGATGCCTGTGCGCAAGCAGGGCTCGATGCGATCAGTGCCGCGCCAAAAGTACCGGCCAAGTGA
- a CDS encoding nuclear transport factor 2 family protein: protein MGIQRPEDIHHLFSSAFNDGNVDAIIALYEPEGALIPQPGQVTRGHTAIRHALAQFLALKGTMHVRTVFVIHGTGVALLRGQWTLTGTGPDGNPVRMVGQSVEVARQQPTGDWLLAIDHPFGAD, encoded by the coding sequence ATGGGTATACAGAGGCCGGAAGATATCCATCATCTCTTTTCATCAGCCTTCAACGACGGAAACGTGGATGCGATCATCGCACTCTATGAGCCGGAAGGCGCGCTGATCCCGCAGCCCGGTCAAGTCACACGAGGGCATACCGCTATCCGCCATGCCCTCGCACAATTCCTGGCGCTGAAAGGAACGATGCACGTTCGAACCGTGTTCGTGATCCACGGCACCGGCGTGGCATTGCTCAGGGGACAGTGGACACTCACGGGAACCGGCCCAGACGGAAACCCTGTCAGAATGGTTGGCCAGAGTGTGGAGGTCGCACGCCAACAACCGACCGGTGACTGGCTCCTCGCGATTGATCACCCCTTCGGTGCCGACTGA
- a CDS encoding DUF3565 domain-containing protein, whose product MKQAIIGFHQDEQGDWVADLACGHGQHVRHQPPLTSRPWVLTEAGRRSHLGQQLNCLKCEENS is encoded by the coding sequence ATGAAACAGGCGATTATCGGGTTTCACCAAGATGAGCAAGGCGATTGGGTAGCCGACCTGGCCTGTGGCCATGGGCAGCACGTGCGTCACCAGCCGCCTCTCACCAGCCGTCCATGGGTACTCACCGAAGCGGGCAGGAGAAGCCATCTTGGCCAACAACTCAACTGCTTGAAGTGTGAAGAGAATTCATGA
- a CDS encoding prepilin-type N-terminal cleavage/methylation domain-containing protein, whose translation MSTDETEQRESAFTLVGMMIVVAILGMLAAVAMLSYAHFTKKSQSVGAEIAVAEVARPEEVSFSWTGTYSSDLDAIGFKPNPPRQYDRFSVQAGYGPDRSMCEVAADHLSGVGTGQSPSLTNYASNQADGNKSGGGGVHAGQGKISTVMSVGNTGSGQLVGGGVQDELSEQMGRTFGQSFSVGLTVDSGKPNSLGTVNKWIYQSLCGGSPDDAEPIFREGLQSRWSSVEKESRFHSHIIMR comes from the coding sequence ATGAGTACAGATGAAACAGAACAGAGAGAGTCGGCGTTCACGCTCGTGGGAATGATGATTGTCGTGGCGATCCTCGGAATGTTGGCCGCCGTCGCTATGCTTTCATACGCCCATTTCACCAAAAAGTCTCAGAGCGTTGGAGCAGAGATAGCAGTGGCTGAAGTGGCTCGTCCGGAGGAGGTATCCTTTTCTTGGACGGGCACGTATTCATCCGATCTTGATGCCATCGGATTCAAACCAAACCCGCCACGACAGTACGATCGATTCTCAGTCCAAGCAGGTTACGGTCCGGATAGGTCAATGTGTGAAGTCGCTGCTGATCATCTCTCAGGCGTTGGCACTGGTCAATCACCATCTCTTACCAACTATGCGAGCAATCAAGCGGATGGGAATAAGTCTGGTGGCGGTGGAGTTCATGCGGGACAAGGCAAGATATCCACCGTCATGTCGGTCGGAAATACCGGCAGCGGTCAATTAGTCGGTGGAGGAGTACAAGATGAACTCAGTGAACAAATGGGGCGAACTTTCGGTCAATCCTTTTCAGTTGGTCTGACCGTCGATTCTGGAAAACCAAACAGCCTGGGTACGGTGAACAAGTGGATCTATCAATCGTTGTGCGGGGGTTCGCCAGATGACGCCGAGCCCATATTCAGAGAGGGCTTGCAATCACGCTGGAGCTCAGTCGAGAAGGAAAGCCGATTTCATTCGCATATCATCATGCGGTGA
- a CDS encoding dipeptide epimerase → MPPTLLEISRVEYWPVDIPITDPFVVATGARLIAENVFVRITLSGGAQGYGEAAPFPEVGGENRESCLAVLQQLSKTILGRSAFDYEAIGRVLSEQAPTHPAARCGLETACIDAYCRASNIPMWQLWGSADVREYETDITIPICDIDTTLRLAQKWYANGFRLFKMKVGNDVGEDIRRLEAVHKTSPGVTFIGDGNQGFSREGCLRFVNGIKKFGGTMILLEQPVLRDDLDSMAAIRSETGIPVAADESVRSLIDAQEVVARKAVDYINIKTMKTGVAQAKEIVSFTKQAGLKLMIGGMVESRIAMGCSFSLVLGLGGFEILDLDTPLLLARDPVEGGYQYRGPQLVPWQASGLGMSSTPTHRMMICE, encoded by the coding sequence ATGCCGCCCACTTTACTCGAAATCTCCAGAGTGGAATACTGGCCCGTCGACATCCCCATCACGGACCCGTTTGTTGTGGCTACCGGTGCACGCCTGATCGCAGAGAATGTTTTCGTTCGGATCACGCTTTCGGGCGGCGCACAAGGGTATGGTGAAGCGGCGCCATTCCCGGAGGTAGGTGGAGAAAATCGCGAGAGTTGCCTTGCAGTGCTCCAGCAGCTCAGCAAGACCATTCTGGGCCGGTCGGCCTTCGACTATGAAGCCATCGGACGTGTGCTATCTGAACAGGCACCGACCCATCCCGCCGCACGTTGCGGGCTGGAAACAGCCTGTATCGACGCCTATTGTCGGGCCTCCAATATACCAATGTGGCAACTCTGGGGAAGTGCCGATGTCCGTGAATACGAAACTGACATTACCATTCCCATCTGTGACATCGACACAACCCTGAGGTTGGCTCAGAAGTGGTATGCGAACGGTTTTCGGCTTTTCAAAATGAAGGTCGGGAACGATGTGGGGGAGGATATTCGACGGTTAGAAGCTGTTCACAAAACATCCCCTGGCGTCACCTTCATCGGTGACGGTAATCAAGGCTTTTCACGCGAGGGCTGCCTCCGCTTTGTGAATGGCATTAAGAAGTTTGGAGGGACGATGATCCTGCTTGAGCAGCCGGTCCTACGAGATGATCTCGATAGCATGGCCGCGATTCGGAGTGAGACAGGGATTCCCGTCGCTGCGGATGAGTCCGTGCGTTCGCTGATCGATGCTCAAGAGGTAGTCGCCCGAAAGGCCGTCGACTATATCAATATCAAGACCATGAAGACCGGTGTCGCGCAGGCCAAAGAGATCGTGTCGTTCACGAAACAGGCAGGGCTTAAACTCATGATCGGCGGAATGGTTGAATCGAGGATAGCCATGGGATGCTCGTTCAGCCTGGTCCTGGGTTTGGGAGGCTTTGAGATCCTCGACCTGGACACGCCATTGCTGTTGGCAAGAGATCCTGTCGAAGGAGGTTATCAGTACCGCGGACCTCAACTCGTGCCGTGGCAGGCTTCGGGTCTCGGCATGAGTTCCACTCCAACTCACCGCATGATGATATGCGAATGA
- a CDS encoding sulfite oxidase-like oxidoreductase — MDQNERLIKTKEQWAKARRGGEEREVFSEGDDRLPPGQHLVETWPVLDLGFKPDIPLSEWKLTIGGFVAHPLTWTWDQFLARPQFTDISDFHCVTSWSRYDNAWEGVSFKHILSVVGPLSLAKFVLFKSYDDYTTNLPLEACDDSDVLLAHQWNGKPLTKEHGGPVRVIVPKRYAWKGAKWVKEITFADKDEKGFWEVRGYSNTALPWNNDRYA; from the coding sequence ATGGATCAAAACGAGCGCCTGATTAAGACGAAAGAGCAGTGGGCGAAGGCACGACGTGGCGGCGAAGAACGCGAAGTCTTCTCTGAAGGCGACGACCGGCTACCACCGGGGCAACACCTGGTAGAAACGTGGCCCGTCCTGGACCTTGGGTTCAAGCCGGACATTCCCCTTTCAGAATGGAAATTGACCATCGGAGGATTCGTGGCCCATCCTCTCACATGGACATGGGACCAATTCCTCGCTCGACCGCAATTCACGGATATCTCAGACTTTCACTGCGTCACGAGTTGGAGCCGATACGACAATGCATGGGAGGGCGTCAGTTTCAAACACATTCTCTCCGTCGTAGGGCCTCTCTCTCTGGCGAAGTTTGTACTCTTCAAGTCATACGATGACTATACGACGAATCTTCCGCTCGAAGCCTGCGACGACAGCGACGTGCTACTCGCCCATCAATGGAACGGCAAACCACTGACGAAAGAGCACGGCGGGCCGGTGCGTGTGATTGTCCCAAAACGCTACGCGTGGAAAGGAGCGAAGTGGGTCAAGGAGATCACGTTTGCGGACAAGGATGAGAAAGGATTCTGGGAAGTCCGTGGCTATTCCAACACGGCCCTGCCGTGGAACAATGATCGCTACGCATAA